In Erpetoichthys calabaricus chromosome 4, fErpCal1.3, whole genome shotgun sequence, one genomic interval encodes:
- the LOC114641302 gene encoding olfactory receptor 1496-like, giving the protein MNHTSASMSEFMLHCAMDSQQIIYTTPLLTMVYLVTLFGNFLVILAITMNHNLQTPMNICIATLAVIDLAGSTNIVPKVIAVLLDSSSIPYGLCLLQMLLVLYLEGMESLLLALMACDRYVAVIHPLRYPSLITNKVAWAAILLLLLISTVFIMPYILFVTEFSFCKTNVLNYCFCDYITMVKLACNEDPKYLIMLSAVSVVFGAGPFAFIILSYLRIAYAALKIASIQGKKKVFNTLSSHLLVVGLFNIPLLTSYLLPGTGVKLTTEAYNTMVIVSIIVPPMLNPIIYSFRNKEIKTGICTFIKGIKAGPEIIRN; this is encoded by the coding sequence ATGAACCACACCTCTGCTTCTATGTCAGAGTTTATGCTCCACTGTGCCATGGACTCCCAGCAGATAATTTACACAACTCCTCTCCTCACAATGGTCTACTTAGTGACGCTGTTTGGAAACTTCCTGGTAATTCTGGCCATAACGATGAATCACAATTTGCAGACACCAATGAATATTTGCATTGCTACCTTAGCAGTGATTGACTTGGCGGGCAGCACTAACATCGTCCCTAAAGTGATTGCCGTTCTTTTGGACTCATCGTCTATTCCTTATGGGCTTTGCTTACTTCAGATGCTCTTGGTGTTGTATTTGGAAGGAATGGAGTCTCTTCTCTTGGCTCTCATGGCGTGTGACCGCTATGTAGCTGTTATCCATCCACTTCGATATCCTTCTCTTATAACTAATAAAGTAGCTTGGGCTGcaattttgcttttacttttaatttccactgtatttattatgCCATATATCCTTTTTGTCACAGAGTTTTCATTCTGTAAAACAAATGTGCTGAACTACTGTTTCTGTGATTATATTACAATGGTTAAGTTAGCTTGCAATGAAGATCCGAAATATTTGATTATGCTTTCCGCTGTATCGGTTGTTTTTGGTGCTGGTCCATTTGCATTCATTATACTTTCCTACCTCAGGATTGCATATGCTGCACTGAAAATTGCGTCTAttcaagggaaaaaaaaggtttttaacaCTTTAAGTAGTCACCTGCTTGTGGTCGGACTGTTCAATATACCTTTATTAACATCCTACTTATTGCCCGGAACTGGAGTGAAGCTGACCACCGAAGCTTACAACACTATGGTCATTGTATCCATTATCGTCCCACCAATGTTGAACCCCATAATATACAGCTTCAGAAACAAGGAGATAAAAACTGGCATCTGTACTTTTATAAAAGGGATAAAGGCCGGTCCAGAAATCATCCGTAACTGA